One window from the genome of Daphnia pulex isolate KAP4 chromosome 9, ASM2113471v1 encodes:
- the LOC124201787 gene encoding protein spaetzle-like — protein MSVKFMIFASLTVGVLCSPDPNYRPPVYGAQPKYEYVEIPHCAKNTTKSWCLEDSEYPQHEVQQALDQHYQAVVAFYKDKLANTENSVDGLDKLNDEVYLCPSSTDYVRPFRAINVDGKWRTIVNGVESYGIKYTQTARIEECDVVVGATCPLVPSCYESKCVQKNIFHRFLVYNPYDYAFPFAIEKFKLPGSCGCVVGAFHL, from the exons ATGTCTGTTAAATTCATG atttttgctTCTTTGACGGTCGGAGTTCTCTGCTCGCCAGACCCGAACTACAGACCACCTGTTTACGGTGCTCAGCCAAAGTACGAGTACGTCGAGATTCCGCACTGCGCCAAAAACACGACCAAGTCCTGGTGCCTGGAAGACTCTGAATATCCCCAACATGAAGTGCAACAAGCCCTGGACCAACACTACCAGGCCGTCGTGGCTTTCTACAAGGACAAACTGGCCAACACTGAGAACTCTGTCGACGGACTGGACAAGTTGAACGACGAGGTTTACCTTTGCCCGAGTTCCACCGATTACGTCCGTCCTTTCCGGGCCATCAACGTCGACGGCAAGTGGCGCACCATCGTCAACGGCGTCGAATCTTATGGCATCAAGTACACGCAAACCGCTCGAATTGAAGAATGCGACGTGGTCGTGGGTGCCACCTGCCCCTTGGTCCCGTCCTGCTACGAGTCAAAATGcgtccagaaaaatattttccatcgCTTTTTGGTCTACAACCCGTACGACTACGCTTTCCCTTTCGCCATTGAAAAGTTCAAGTTGCCCGGATCGTGCGGTTGCGTTGTCGGAGCTTTCCAC
- the LOC124201786 gene encoding proline-rich protein 3-like isoform X1: MLKIKTVLCVAAVLVAVMAEPKPQHYPNTFFPPPSSYPKPEYPERAPAYPKPSYPTPAPAYPKPTYSTTPTTPAYPKPTYPTTPAYPKPTYPTTPVYPKPTYPTPAYPKPAYPSPVPTYYPKPSYPQPAYPAPYNQKYESEFCDSRKAPKCSKNGTLTFCLEDSEYPEKEVKYAIDYDPIILKKYADVAEQSADNLVDGLTSLAEKHFDYSDYHGNTFEKGNWVGGEGYICPSDVLYARPVRAINAEGEWRVIVQEMAWPGYTQTQRTETCLFPGSSCRTLAPCYQSKCLQKYVYQRMLSFDPCYPQKGIFIDIYKLPSACSCHISA, from the exons atgttgaaaataaaaactgtg TTGTGTGTGGCAGCCGTGTTGGTTGCAGTAATGGCCGAGCCTAAACCCCAACATTATCCCAATACTTTCTTTCCTCCACCATCGTCTTACCCTAAACCAGAATACCCCGAACGAGCTCCAGCGTACCCCAAACCTTCCTATCCTACTCCAGCACCAGCCTATCCAAAACCAACTTACTCTACTACACCAACTACACCTGCCTACCCCAAACCAACTTACCCTACTACACCAGCCTATCCAAAACCAACTTACCCTACTACACCAGTCTATCCAAAACCAACTTACCCTACTCCAGCCTACCCAAAGCCAGCATATCCTTCACCAGTGCCAACTTATTACCCCAAGCCATCCTATCCCCAACCTGCATACCCTGCACCTTATAACCAAAAGTACGAGAGCGAATTCTGTGACTCTCGCAAGGCACCCAAATGCTCGAAAAACGGCACTCTGACCTTTTGCCTTGAGGATTCTGAATACCCCGAGAAAGAAGTCAAG TACGCCATCGATTACGACCCTattattttgaagaaatatgcTGATGTTGCAGAACAGTCGGCTGACAACTTGGTCGATGGTCTGACATCTTTAGCCGAGAAACATTTCGACTATTCTGATTACCACGGCAACACCTTCGAAAAGGGCAACTGGGTTGGTGGTGAAGGATACATCTGCCCCAGTGATGTCCTTTACGCCCGCCCTGTCCGCGCAATCAATGCCGAAGGTGAATGGCGCGTCATCGTCCAAGAAATGGCCTGGCCCGGATACACTCAGACCCAGCGCACCGAGACTTGTTTGTTCCCCGGCTCATCTTGCCGCACGTTGGCACCTTGCTATCAGAGCAAATGCTTGCAAAAATATGTCTACCAGCGAATGCTTTCCTTTGATCCATGCTATCCCCAGAAGGGAATATTCATTGACATCTACAAGTTGCCATCGGCCTGCTCTTGTCACATTTCGGCTTAA
- the LOC124201786 gene encoding neurotrophin 1-like isoform X2, with amino-acid sequence MLKIKTVLCVAAVLVAVMAEPKPQHYPNTFFPPPSSYPKPEYPERAPAYPKPSYPTPAPAYPKPTYPTTPAYPKPTYPTTPVYPKPTYPTPAYPKPAYPSPVPTYYPKPSYPQPAYPAPYNQKYESEFCDSRKAPKCSKNGTLTFCLEDSEYPEKEVKYAIDYDPIILKKYADVAEQSADNLVDGLTSLAEKHFDYSDYHGNTFEKGNWVGGEGYICPSDVLYARPVRAINAEGEWRVIVQEMAWPGYTQTQRTETCLFPGSSCRTLAPCYQSKCLQKYVYQRMLSFDPCYPQKGIFIDIYKLPSACSCHISA; translated from the exons atgttgaaaataaaaactgtg TTGTGTGTGGCAGCCGTGTTGGTTGCAGTAATGGCCGAGCCTAAACCCCAACATTATCCCAATACTTTCTTTCCTCCACCATCGTCTTACCCTAAACCAGAATACCCCGAACGAGCTCCAGCGTACCCCAAACCTTCCTATCCTACTCCAGCACCAGCCTATCCA AAACCAACTTACCCTACTACACCAGCCTATCCAAAACCAACTTACCCTACTACACCAGTCTATCCAAAACCAACTTACCCTACTCCAGCCTACCCAAAGCCAGCATATCCTTCACCAGTGCCAACTTATTACCCCAAGCCATCCTATCCCCAACCTGCATACCCTGCACCTTATAACCAAAAGTACGAGAGCGAATTCTGTGACTCTCGCAAGGCACCCAAATGCTCGAAAAACGGCACTCTGACCTTTTGCCTTGAGGATTCTGAATACCCCGAGAAAGAAGTCAAG TACGCCATCGATTACGACCCTattattttgaagaaatatgcTGATGTTGCAGAACAGTCGGCTGACAACTTGGTCGATGGTCTGACATCTTTAGCCGAGAAACATTTCGACTATTCTGATTACCACGGCAACACCTTCGAAAAGGGCAACTGGGTTGGTGGTGAAGGATACATCTGCCCCAGTGATGTCCTTTACGCCCGCCCTGTCCGCGCAATCAATGCCGAAGGTGAATGGCGCGTCATCGTCCAAGAAATGGCCTGGCCCGGATACACTCAGACCCAGCGCACCGAGACTTGTTTGTTCCCCGGCTCATCTTGCCGCACGTTGGCACCTTGCTATCAGAGCAAATGCTTGCAAAAATATGTCTACCAGCGAATGCTTTCCTTTGATCCATGCTATCCCCAGAAGGGAATATTCATTGACATCTACAAGTTGCCATCGGCCTGCTCTTGTCACATTTCGGCTTAA